One window from the genome of Drosophila subpulchrella strain 33 F10 #4 breed RU33 unplaced genomic scaffold, RU_Dsub_v1.1 Primary Assembly Seq176, whole genome shotgun sequence encodes:
- the LOC119559123 gene encoding toll-like receptor 7: MPLTTHIVALACCLLLSLLVAQAHAQQQQCNWQYGLSTMDIRCSVRALEATSGSPLDLQVAETAGRLELQCSQELLHASELSSGLFRQLQKLSELRIDACKLQRVPPNAFEGLMSLKRLSLESHNAVWGPGKTLELHGQSFQGLKELSELHLGDNNIRQLPEGVWCSMPSLQVLNLTQNRIRSAEFLGFSEKLCAGSALSNANGAVSGGSELQTLDVSFNELRSLPDAWGASRLRRLQTLSLQHNNISSLAPNALAGLGSLRVLNISFNHLESLPSEAFAGNKELRELHLQGNDLYDLPKGLLHRLEQLLVLDLSGNQLTSHHVDNSTFAGLIRLIVLNLSNNALTRIGAKTFKELYFLQILDMRNNSIGHIEEGAFLPLYNLHTLNLAENRLHTLDNRIFNGLYVLTKLTLNNNLVSIVESQAFRNCSDLKELDLSSNQLTEVPEAVQDLSMLKTLDLGENQISDFKNNTFHNLNQLTGLRLIDNRIGNITVGMFQDLPRLSVLNLAKNRIQSIERGAFDKNTEIEAIRLDKNFLTDINGIFATLASLLWLNLSENHLVWFDYAFIPSNLKWLDIHGNYIEALGNYYKLQEEIRVTTLDASHNRITEIGAMSVPNSIELLFINNNIIGQIQANTFVDKTRLARVDLYANVLSKISLNALRVAPVSAEKPVPEFYLGGNPFECDCSMEWLQRINNLTTRQHPHVVDLGNIECLMPHSRSAPLRPLATLAASDFVCKYESHCPPTCHCCEYEQCDCEVICPGNCSCFHDATWATNIVDCGRQDLASLPSRIPLDVSDLYLDGNNMPELEVGHLTNRRNLRALYLNASNLMTLQNGSLAQLANLRVLHLENNKLTTLEGSEFRSLGLLRELYLHNNMLTHISNATFEPLVSLEVLRLDNNRLSSLPNLQYRHSLQGLTLGRNAWSCRCQQLRELAQFVSDNAMVVRDAHDIYCLDAGIKRELELMGNLANGPDCSDLLDASASNISSSQDLAGGYRLPLLAAVLVLIFLVVVLIIVFVFRESVRMWLFAHYGVRVCEPRFEDAGKLYDAIILHSEKDYEFVCRNIAAELEHGRPPFRLCIQQRDLPPQASHLQLVEGARASRKIILVLTRNLLATEWNRIEFRNAFHESLRGLAQKLVIIEETSVSSEAEDVAELSPYLKSVPSNRLLTCDRYFWEKLRYAIPIELSPRGNNYTLDHHERFKQPVSPGMIFRQAPPPPAYYCTEDMEANYSSATTATPSPRPTRPGGAARIVDSMPMPMRPPSEHIYHSIESEYSAYDQHEALSMIPTGLMHQQQQQQLRLHQQQQQQRLLQPQFRAMPQQAMPVASAPVHLRSGSGLSQASTSTQSTAQASTSAAAAQQQQQQQQQQQQAAGGSEAANKNGQAFLV; the protein is encoded by the coding sequence ATGCCACTTACAACTCACATTGTTGCCCTCGCCTGTTGCCTGTTGCTTTCGCTGCTCGTGGCCCAGGCGCatgcgcagcagcagcagtgcaACTGGCAGTACGGCCTCTCCACCATGGACATCCGGTGCAGCGTGCGCGCCTTGGAGGCCACTTCCGGATCCCCGCTGGACCTGCAGGTGGCTGAGACGGCCGGCCGTCTGGAGCTGCAGTGCAGCCAGGAGCTGCTGCACGCCAGCGAACTGTCCTCGGGACTCTTCCGCCAGCTGCAGAAGCTCTCGGAGCTGCGCATCGATGCCTGCAAGCTGCAGCGCGTACCGCCCAACGCCTTCGAGGGCCTCATGTCCCTCAAGCGCCTCTCTTTGGAGTCGCACAATGCGGTCTGGGGTCCGGGCAAGACCCTCGAGCTGCATGGGCAGTCGTTCCAGGGCCTGAAGGAGCTGTCGGAGCTCCATTTGGGCGACAACAACATCAGGCAGCTGCCCGAGGGCGTCTGGTGCTCCATGCCCAGCCTGCAGGTGCTCAATCTCACCCAGAACCGGATACGCTCGGCCGAGTTCCTTGGCTTCTCCGAGAAACTCTGTGCGGGATCGGCTTTGAGTAATGCCAATGGAGCCGTCAGTGGTGGCTCCGAGCTCCAGACTTTGGATGTCTCGTTCAATGAGCTGCGTTCCCTGCCCGATGCCTGGGGTGCTTCGCGTCTGAGGCGCCTCCAGACCCTCAGTCTGCAGCacaacaacatcagcagccTGGCGCCCAATGCCTTGGCTGGTTTGGGTTCCCTGCGCGTCCTGAACATCTCGTTTAACCATTTGGAATCCCTGCCCTCGGAGGCCTTTGCCGGCAACAAGGAGCTGAGGGAACTGCATCTGCAGGGCAACGATCTGTACGATCTGCCCAAGGGACTGCTGCATCGTTTGGAGCAGCTTTTGGTGCTCGATCTGAGTGGCAATCAGCTGACCAGCCACCACGTGGACAACAGCACCTTCGCCGGCCTGATCCGCCTGATTGTGCTGAATCTGTCGAACAATGCCCTCACCCGCATCGGAGCCAAGACCTTCAAGGAGCTGTACTTCCTGCAGATCCTCGATATGCGCAACAACTCCATTGGTCACATTGAGGAAGGTGCCTTCCTGCCACTGTACAACCTGCACACCCTCAATCTCGCCGAGAACCGCCTGCACACCCTGGACAACCGCATCTTCAATGGACTGTATGTGCTGACCAAGCTGACGCTGAACAACAACCTCGTCAGCATTGTGGAGTCGCAGGCCTTCCGCAACTGCTCCGACCTCAAGGAACTGGACTTGAGCTCCAACCAGCTGACCGAGGTGCCCGAGGCTGTGCAGGATCTGAGCATGCTGAAGACCCTGGATCTTGGCGAGAACCAGATCTCGGACTTCAAGAACAACACCTTCCACAATCTCAACCAGCTGACGGGTTTGAGGCTGATCGACAACCGCATCGGCAACATCACCGTGGGCATGTTCCAGGATCTGCCCAGGTTGAGTGTCTTGAATCTGGCCAAGAACCGCATCCAGAGCATTGAGCGCGGAGCCTTCGACAAGAACACCGAGATCGAGGCGATCCGCCTGGACAAGAACTTCCTCACCGACATCAATGGCATCTTTGCCACCCTGGCCTCTCTGCTGTGGTTGAATCTCTCCGAGAATCACCTGGTGTGGTTCGACTACGCCTTCATTCCCTCCAACCTCAAGTGGCTGGATATCCATGGCAACTACATTGAGGCTTTGGGCAACTACTACAAGCTGCAGGAGGAGATCCGAGTGACCACTTTGGATGCCTCGCACAATCGCATCACCGAGATTGGAGCCATGTCGGTGCCCAACTCCATTGAGCTGCTGTtcatcaacaacaacattaTTGGTCAGATCCAGGCCAACACCTTTGTGGACAAGACGCGACTGGCCCGCGTGGATCTGTATGCCAATGTGCTGTCCAAGATCTCCCTGAATGCGCTGCGAGTGGCTCCAGTTTCGGCGGAGAAACCCGTGCCCGAGTTCTATCTGGGCGGCAATCCCTTCGAGTGCGACTGCTCCATGGAGTGGCTGCAGCGGATCAACAACCTGACCACCCGCCAGCACCCCCATGTGGTGGACCTGGGCAACATCGAGTGCCTGATGCCGCACAGCCGCAGTGCTCCACTGCGTCCGCTGGCCACGCTGGCCGCCTCCGACTTTGTCTGCAAGTACGAGAGCCACTGCCCGCCCACGTGCCACTGCTGCGAGTACGAGCAGTGCGACTGCGAGGTGATCTGCCCGGGCAACTGCAGCTGCTTCCATGACGCCACCTGGGCCACCAACATTGTGGACTGTGGCCGCCAGGATCTGGCCTCTTTGCCCAGCCGCATTCCCCTGGACGTCAGTGATCTGTATTTGGATGGCAACAACATGCCCGAGCTGGAGGTGGGACACCTGACCAATCGTCGCAATCTGCGAGCCCTCTACCTGAATGCCTCCAATCTGATGACCCTGCAGAATGGCAGTCTGGCCCAATTGGCCAATCTGCGAGTGCTCCACCTGGAGAACAACAAGCTCACCACACTGGAGGGCTCAGAGTTCCGTTCACTGGGACTTCTCCGGGAACTGTATCTGCACAACAACATGCTGACCCACATCTCGAACGCCACCTTCGAACCACTGGTCTCCCTGGAAGTGCTCCGCCTGGACAACAACCGCCTGAGCTCGCTGCCCAATCTGCAGTACCGCCACAGCCTGCAGGGACTGACGCTGGGCAGGAATGCCTGGTCGTGTCGCTGCCAGCAGCTGAGGGAACTGGCCCAGTTCGTCTCCGACAATGCGATGGTGGTGCGGGATGCCCATGACATCTACTGCCTGGATGCGGGCATCAAGCGGGAGCTGGAACTGATGGGCAACCTGGCCAACGGACCCGATTGCTCCGATCTGCTGGACGCCAGTGCCAGCAACATTAGCTCCTCGCAGGATCTGGCCGGTGGCTACCGACTGCCCCTGCTGGCCGCCGTCCTGGTGCTGATCTTCCTGGTCGTCGTCCTCATCATCGTCTTCGTCTTCCGCGAGAGCGTTCGCATGTGGCTGTTCGCCCACTATGGGGTCAGGGTGTGTGAGCCCCGCTTCGAGGATGCCGGCAAGCTGTACGACGCCATCATTCTGCACTCGGAGAAGGACTACGAGTTTGTGTGCCGCAACATTGCCGCCGAACTGGAGCACGGTCGTCCGCCCTTCAGGCTGTGCATCCAGCAGCGTGACCTGCCCCCGCAGGCCTCGCACCTGCAGCTGGTGGAGGGAGCCCGCGCCTCCAGGAAGATCATCCTGGTGCTGACGCGCAACCTCCTGGCCACCGAGTGGAACCGCATTGAGTTCCGCAACGCCTTCCATGAGTCGCTGAGGGGCCTGGCCCAGAAACTGGTGATCATTGAGGAGACGAGCGTGTCCAGCGAGGCCGAGGATGTGGCCGAACTGTCGCCCTACCTGAAGTCCGTGCCCTCGAACCGCTTGCTCACCTGCGACCGGTACTTCTGGGAGAAGCTGCGCTACGCCATCCCCATTGAGCTCTCGCCCCGCGGCAACAACTACACCCTGGACCACCACGAGCGCTTCAAGCAGCCCGTCTCGCCGGGCATGATCTTCCGCCAGGCGCCACCACCGCCGGCCTACTACTGCACCGAGGACATGGAGGCCAACTACAGCTCCGCCACCACGGCCACGCCCTCGCCGCGACCCACGCGCCCTGGAGGGGCCGCCCGCATCGTGGACTCCATGCCCATGCCCATGCGCCCGCCATCGGAGCACATCTACCACAGCATCGAGTCGGAGTACAGTGCGTACGATCAGCACGAGGCGCTCTCCATGATTC